In Phycisphaerae bacterium RAS2, the DNA window GAAGCGGCTCAAGGAGCTGGAGCGAGAGAATGCCCGGCTGAAGCGGTTGGTGGCCGATGCGGAGTTGGACAAGGCGATCCTTCGGGAGGCGGCCCGCCCAAACTTCTAAGCCCGCAGCGGAAGCGTCAGGTGGTCGAGGAGGTGGTGGAGCACCTGGGCATCTCCGAGCGGCGGGCGTGCAAGGCGCTGGGTCAGTCTCGCGCGACGCAGCGGTACTTACCGTTGGTTCATGAGGATGAGGACAAGTTGACGCAGCGGATCATCGAGCTGGCGGCGGTGTACGGTCGATACGGGACACCGCGGATCACCGGCTTGATCCGGAACGAAGGGATGCAGGTGAATCACAAGCGGGTCGAGCGAATCTGGAAGGCCGCCGGGCTGAAGGTGCCGAAGAAGCAGCCGCGACGCGGTCGATTGTGGTTGAATGATGGCTCGTGTGTTCGGCTTCGGCCGGAGCACAAGGATCACGTCTGGGCGTATGACTTTGTGCAGGCGTGGACGCATGACGGCCGGCCGTTTCGGATGTTGACGCTGGTGGATGAGTACACGCGGGAGTGCCTGGCGATTGACGTGGCGAGAAGGTTGCGATCGGATGATGTGCTGGAGCGGCTGGCGTGGTTGTTTGCGACGCGGGGTGTGCCGGGGCATCTGCGGAGCGACAATGGTCCGGAGTTCACGGCGAAGGTGGTTCGCGAGTGGCTGGCCCGAGTCGGCGTGAAGACGCTGTTCATCGAGCCGGGAAGCCCCTGGGAGAACGGCTACGTGGAGAGTTTTAACGGGAAGCTGAGCGATGAGTTGCTGAATGGCGAGATCTTCTACACGTTGAAAGAGGCGAAGGTCTTGATTGAGCGCTGGCGGGTTCAT includes these proteins:
- a CDS encoding Integrase core domain protein; amino-acid sequence: MEHLGISERRACKALGQSRATQRYLPLVHEDEDKLTQRIIELAAVYGRYGTPRITGLIRNEGMQVNHKRVERIWKAAGLKVPKKQPRRGRLWLNDGSCVRLRPEHKDHVWAYDFVQAWTHDGRPFRMLTLVDEYTRECLAIDVARRLRSDDVLERLAWLFATRGVPGHLRSDNGPEFTAKVVREWLARVGVKTLFIEPGSPWENGYVESFNGKLSDELLNGEIFYTLKEAKVLIERWRVHSNTVRPHSALGYRPPAPEARMSAPLWAGSAPFAPLTALRPPTACAVNGVGLT